The DNA segment TTCAGCCTGATGTTTACGCTTGTCCGCCATCTCTTGAGCTTTTTGATATTCGCGTCCGAACTCGTCCTTCAAACGATATTGACGTTCCACCAGCTTACGAACCTTCTCTGTTTCCTTTTCACTCTCACGCAAATATTGGTTCAACATAGCGATCGGATTCTTTTGCTCCTTTTGATCGAGGGCCTCATGCAGATCTGACGTGATTGAATCCTTCAAGCGAGTAAATACGTTAGCCATTATCAATCTCTCCTTTTTTTAAGTAAGTTATTTGTTTAACTCTGCCCACTGTCTTTCAAAATTCGTGAACGGATCGTCACTACTGCTTGATTCGATCACAGAATCATTCTTTCTCGTTGTCATTTTCTTATAAATCACATATAAAGCATAAGCAGCAACAAGTCCAATGACTGCATAGATGTTGGAAACCGCCACACTAAGGATAATCAGCCCTAACACGACCCAGCCAATTTTTCCGGCAGTTGAATCACTTTTCATAAATTGCTTGAAGACGACATACAGCAACCATACGCTGACGCCTAACAAAACCATTGGACCAAGGTTTGCTAGGAGAACACCAAGTGCAACTAGTCCTGCAATAAACAGCAAAAACTTTTTCATCAATTATTTCCCTCCTCGCTGATTTCTTATCTCTATCATACGGTGAATCACCTTTCTCAGTAATGAGCCAGAGATATATTTCTGACTACGACTTGAGGCTTATATAGCATGGGTAAAACCATATTTGCTTATAAAAACAAACAGCCATAATAGGCGATCTTTGATTCATCGGGCAAGTCCGTTACAATCATGTGGTCATCATATTATGCGTTTATCCATATTTCGTTTCCTCTTAATGCTTTCATCTCGGTGGCCGCGGAACTATATACTGTTGTCTTCCAATCTTTTTTAGCCCAATAACCGATCTATCCCTGGGCTAATAGAAAAGGGAACTCCTGAAATAAGAGTTCCCTTTTCTTCTTCCTATTTGTTTCTGTTCTGCATACTTGATTCAGCGATACTGATCATTCGTTTGACCATTTCGCCACCCACCGATCCGTTTTCGCGCGCAGTGGTGTCTGCTCCGAGCTTAACACCAAACTCACTTGCAATTTCTTCCTTCATACTATCCATTGCATTTTCTGCACCAGGCACTAACAATTCATTCCTATTGTTGT comes from the Halobacillus shinanisalinarum genome and includes:
- a CDS encoding lmo0954 family membrane protein; the encoded protein is MKKFLLFIAGLVALGVLLANLGPMVLLGVSVWLLYVVFKQFMKSDSTAGKIGWVVLGLIILSVAVSNIYAVIGLVAAYALYVIYKKMTTRKNDSVIESSSSDDPFTNFERQWAELNK
- a CDS encoding alpha/beta-type small acid-soluble spore protein; translation: MADNNRNELLVPGAENAMDSMKEEIASEFGVKLGADTTARENGSVGGEMVKRMISIAESSMQNRNK